From the Thomasclavelia ramosa DSM 1402 genome, the window GGTTAGCATTAGTAAATCAATTAGCGGGGATAGAAGCCGTGTTTATTGATACAAACAATGCTCTTTATTACAGTGATCATGCAAAAGATTATGTGATTCAGTAATTATTTTCATAATATTAAAATATCTCATAAAAGATATGAATTTCTTTATACTTAAAAGAAGGAGGAGCATTATGAATACGAAAATAGCGTTTTTTGATATTGATGGGACATTAGTTAATGTACCTAATGGGATGTTACATCCAACTGATGAGACAATAAGGGTTTTAAATGAATTTAAAAATCAAGGTAATAAGATCGTCATTGCAACAGCTCGGGGTGAAGTACCTGAAAGTGTGGCAAACATTGAATTTGATGGGTATATTTGTAATGATGGACATTATATTCGTTTTAATAATGAGATTTTGATTGATGAACAATTTGATAATGGAATGGTGCAGAAGCAATTAGATGTATATGCAAAATATAATGGTCGTTCAATGTTTAATGGTCGCGGTGGTGCATGGTGCAGTTTTCTTGATGATGAATTGGTTATAAAACATCGTGCTATGTTTCAGGGAACAACTGAAAGACCAACTGATGTTAATGAGGTATTTAAAACTAGTGATGTTAAAGCGGTAAGCTGTTGTGTTTTATTTGATAGTGCAGCACAGTTGTGGGCAGCTTATCATGAATTAGAAGATGAATTTACGATGATTCCGTATGATACAGGTTTGATTCGAATGGATGTTTATTGCAAAGGGTTCACTAAGGGAACTGCTTGTGAATATTTATATCAAAAATTAGGAATTGATTATGAAAACACGTATGCTTTTGGTGACGGTATCAACGATGTAGAGATGTTACAATTGGTTAAACATGGTATTGCTATGGGGAATGCTATTCCTAAATTAAAAAGTGTAGCAAGTGAAATAACTGATAGTGTTGATAATGATGGGATTGCTCAAAGTTTTAAAAAGCATTTTAATATTTAACAGTAAAGTCAGCAGAATGCTGATTTTTTTGTAAGAAAAATGTAAGAAATAAGTGGGAATTTTGTGATTTTTTCTTATGAAGAAATTAAAAAATGAAGAGCGTTTTTTTTATATTATAGATTTATCGAAGGAGTAGTAAGGAAGGATATAATATGAAAAGAAAAACAATAGCTATTTTATTTGGAGGAAAATCAAGTGAATATGAAGTGTCGCTACAATCAGCAGCTGCGATTATAAAGAATTTTCCGCAAGAAAAATATGATCTTTATTTAATCGGGATTACGAGAGCAGGACAGTGGTTTCATTATGATGGGGAAATTGAAAAAATTAGTAATGATACTTGGAATCAAGAACTGCTTAATCCAGTGACGGTATGTTTAGAACCAGAAAGACAAGCAGTGATGGAAATAGTTGATAATAAAATAATCTATCAGCAAATTGATGCGGTTTTACCGGTCTTGCATGGAAAAAATGGTGAGGATGGTACTGTTCAAGGATTAATGGAGCTTGCAAAAATACCAGTACTTGGCTGCGGATTATTAGCATCAGCATTATGTATGGATAAATATCGAGCTCACCAGTTAGTCAAAGCAGCAGGGATAAAGGTTACTAGGTCTGTGCTTGTACATAATATAAATGATTTTAATGTTAAAGCATTGAATTTTCCATTATTTGTTAAACCATTAAAAGCTGGATCATCATATGGAATTAGTAAAGTTGTCAAAATGGAAGAATTAACAAAAGCACTTGAATATGCCTTTAATTACGATAATGAAGTAATTGTAGAGGAAGCTGTTGAAGGGTTTGAGGTAGGTTGTGCGATTATTGGCAACGATGAATTGACTGTTGGTGAGGTAGATGAAATAGAATTATCGGGAGGTTTTTTTGATTATGATGAAAAGTATACTTTGAAAACTTCAACAATTCATATGCCCGCTAGAATTGATGAAGTAACGGCAAGGAAAATTCAAGAAACTGCAAAAATTATTTATCAGACATTAGCTTGTCAGAATTTTGCTAGGGTAGACATGTTTTTAACGCCAAACAATGAAATAGTTTTTAATGAGGTTAATACGATTCCTGGTTTTACTGATCATAGCCGTTTTCCCCAGATGATGAAAGGAGTAGGTTTTGAATTTAGTGAATTAATAGATAAAATTGTTGCGATAGGGCTTAAGTATGCAGATGGTAACTTTAAATAAAGATGATATTTACCAAGGTCCATTAGTATTGGTTAATCATAATTATCCAATTGCAAATAACTATCAAATTACTAACTGTTCGACTGCCAAGGATTCAACAATATCATTAGAAAAAACGGCTATGGAGATGCTAACAAAAGCATTACAGGAAATTAAAGCAGAAGATAAGATTGTTTTAGTCAGTGGTTTAAGAAGCGGTCAAGAACAAGCTATGATCTATAATCAGGCTATTCAAAATCATGGAAAAGAGTTTGTTGATAAGTTTGTTGCTAGAGTGAACTGTAGTGAGCATCAAACAGGTCTAGCCATTGATTTAGCAGTAAAAAATGAAACAATTGATATCTTTTGTCCTGATTTTACAAGTCAGGAAATCTGTCAACAATTTCGTGATATTGCAAGTGATTATGGCTTTATTCAGAGATATTCTAAAAATAAAATTGATTTTACCAAAATTAGTGAGGAACCATGGCATTTTCGCTATGTTGGGATTGTTCATGCAAAAATTATGGAAGAAAATCAGTGGTGTTTTGAAGAATATCATTTATATATAAAAAATCATTCTATTTTCAATCCATATGTTTTAGACTGCCAAGGAAAGTTAGTTGAAGTATTTTATGTTCCAGCAGTTAATGAACAGACTAAGTTAAACTTAAGTGATCATGGTAGTTATCAAATATCGGGAAATAATTGTGATGGTTTTATTATTACATCATGGAGGCCATATGTCTAAAGTAAAAGGTTATCCCTTAATCGACTGTTTTAGGATAATTGCTGCAATTTTAGTTGTCACGATTCATACTTCACCATTAGATACAATTAGCCCAACTTTAGATTTTTATTTAACTCGTGGATTAGGACGTATTGCAGTACCATTCTTTTTTATCACAACTGCTTATTTCTATTTTCTTAATCCCAGTAAAAAACGACTATATAAGATTATTAAACAGACACTATTGATTTATTTAGCAGCAATAATTATTTATTTACCATTAAATCTTTATAATCATTATTTTAATCAAAGTAATCTGATTTATGAAATAATTAAAGATGTTTTGTTCGATGGAACTTTCTATCATTTGTGGTATTTACCAGCAACAGTTCTAGGATTGATCACTGTTGCAGTATTAGATAAACGGGTATCTTTATTAACGAGTTTTTCAATTGTGGTACTACTTTATTTAATTGGATTAGGTGGTGATTCGTATTATGGTTTGATACACCCATATTGTAAATGGGGGTATGACTTGATTTTTTTAATAAGTGATTATACACGAAATGGTATTTTCTTTGCACCGTTATTCATTTGGATTGGAAAACTTCTTGCGGTAAAGCAATTTAACTTTAGTTTAAGAGTAATCGTTATTAGCACGATATTAGCAATAAGTTTGATGTTTATAGAAATATCACTGTTGAAAGGTTATCAAGATGCAGCAGATTATGTTTTTGTACGTCATGATTCAATGAATATCTTATTGCCGGTAGTAATGTTTTGGCTATATCAGGGACTTTTACGAATATCAGGCAAACGAATATCTAAATGTAAAGATCTATCGTTAGCTATTTATCTTTTTCATCCCTTGATGATTGTTGTTGTTCGTGGAATAGGTAAATTATTGAAGTGTGATCATTTAGTTGTTGACCCGCTGATTCAGTTTATTAGTGTATTGATAATAACTGTTTTATTTTCAGAGATTTTATTGAAAGGAAAAGAGAAGTATGGTGAATATTCGCACAAGTCGCAGTTGGATCGAAGTTGATCTAGATGCAATCACGCATAATCTTGATGAATTGAGTTCATTATTAAATAAAAATAGTTCATTAATGGTAGTTGTTAAAGCAGAAGGATATGGTCATGGGTTAGTAGAAGTTGCGAAACATTGTCAAAAAATGGGAATTGAAGCTTTTGCAGTTGCTACTATCGATGAAGGTATCAAACTTCGAGAACATGGGATATATGGCGAAATTTTAGTACTTGGTTATAGTCATCCCATTCGTGCAATTGAATTACATAATTATCGTTTGATTCAAACCATTGTAAATCGTGAGCATGCTCGGCAATTAAATGAAAGTGGGCATATGATCAATGTTCATATTAAGATTGATACTGGAATGCATCGTTTAGGTTTTGATTTAAGCGATTATGAGAGTATTAAAGAAATATATGATTACCAGTTTATTCATATTCAGGGTTATTTTACACATCTTTGTGTTTGTGATAGTAAAAGGAAAGTTGATCAAGAATACACCCAAAAACAAATAGCTGCTTTTTATGATTTAATTAATGAATTAAAATTAAGACATTATGATATAGGAAAGGTTCATCTTCAAAGTAGTTATGGATTAGTAAATTATCCTGAAATCAATGCCGATTATGCTCGGGTTGGGATTTTAATGTATGGAGTGTACTCAACGTTCAATGATTATTCAAAAGTACAATTAGATTTAAAACCAGCTTTAACAATTAAAGCACAAATTGCAATGCTGCATTATTTGACTAAAGGCGCGAGTCTTGGTTATGGCTTGACTTATAAGGTTAATCGTGATAGTGTAATTGCCGTTATTCCAATTGGCTATGGTGATGGATTGCCACGTATACTTTCTTCAAATGGAAGTGTTTTGATCAAAGGTCAAAAGTGTCCAATAGTTGGAAGAATTTGTATGGATCAAATGCTTGTAGATGTTAGCGAGATTAGTGATATCAGTGATAATGATCTAGTCACCGTAATTGGTCAAGATGGTACAGAAGAAATTAGGGTAGAAGAAATTGCACTTGAAGCTAATACAATTAGTAATGAGATTTTGAGTCGTTTAGGAAGTCGACTGCCAAGAATATATCGAGGAGGATAATAGGTTGAAAAGAAGCAGTTACATGTCGTACAATGAAAAGAAAAAAATCCCTTATAAAGTAATCATTAGTGTATTAATCGCTATGTTAATACTTGGGACATTGATTGCATTTAATTTTACAAGAATTCGGTTAATGACGAAGGGCTATGGTTGGTCTGAACAAAGCATTATTTTACAGCTA encodes:
- a CDS encoding D-alanyl-D-alanine carboxypeptidase family protein, yielding MQMVTLNKDDIYQGPLVLVNHNYPIANNYQITNCSTAKDSTISLEKTAMEMLTKALQEIKAEDKIVLVSGLRSGQEQAMIYNQAIQNHGKEFVDKFVARVNCSEHQTGLAIDLAVKNETIDIFCPDFTSQEICQQFRDIASDYGFIQRYSKNKIDFTKISEEPWHFRYVGIVHAKIMEENQWCFEEYHLYIKNHSIFNPYVLDCQGKLVEVFYVPAVNEQTKLNLSDHGSYQISGNNCDGFIITSWRPYV
- the vanT gene encoding serine racemase VanT catalytic subunit — translated: MVNIRTSRSWIEVDLDAITHNLDELSSLLNKNSSLMVVVKAEGYGHGLVEVAKHCQKMGIEAFAVATIDEGIKLREHGIYGEILVLGYSHPIRAIELHNYRLIQTIVNREHARQLNESGHMINVHIKIDTGMHRLGFDLSDYESIKEIYDYQFIHIQGYFTHLCVCDSKRKVDQEYTQKQIAAFYDLINELKLRHYDIGKVHLQSSYGLVNYPEINADYARVGILMYGVYSTFNDYSKVQLDLKPALTIKAQIAMLHYLTKGASLGYGLTYKVNRDSVIAVIPIGYGDGLPRILSSNGSVLIKGQKCPIVGRICMDQMLVDVSEISDISDNDLVTVIGQDGTEEIRVEEIALEANTISNEILSRLGSRLPRIYRGG
- the vanG gene encoding D-alanine--D-serine ligase VanG, giving the protein MKRKTIAILFGGKSSEYEVSLQSAAAIIKNFPQEKYDLYLIGITRAGQWFHYDGEIEKISNDTWNQELLNPVTVCLEPERQAVMEIVDNKIIYQQIDAVLPVLHGKNGEDGTVQGLMELAKIPVLGCGLLASALCMDKYRAHQLVKAAGIKVTRSVLVHNINDFNVKALNFPLFVKPLKAGSSYGISKVVKMEELTKALEYAFNYDNEVIVEEAVEGFEVGCAIIGNDELTVGEVDEIELSGGFFDYDEKYTLKTSTIHMPARIDEVTARKIQETAKIIYQTLACQNFARVDMFLTPNNEIVFNEVNTIPGFTDHSRFPQMMKGVGFEFSELIDKIVAIGLKYADGNFK
- a CDS encoding acyltransferase, which translates into the protein MSKVKGYPLIDCFRIIAAILVVTIHTSPLDTISPTLDFYLTRGLGRIAVPFFFITTAYFYFLNPSKKRLYKIIKQTLLIYLAAIIIYLPLNLYNHYFNQSNLIYEIIKDVLFDGTFYHLWYLPATVLGLITVAVLDKRVSLLTSFSIVVLLYLIGLGGDSYYGLIHPYCKWGYDLIFLISDYTRNGIFFAPLFIWIGKLLAVKQFNFSLRVIVISTILAISLMFIEISLLKGYQDAADYVFVRHDSMNILLPVVMFWLYQGLLRISGKRISKCKDLSLAIYLFHPLMIVVVRGIGKLLKCDHLVVDPLIQFISVLIITVLFSEILLKGKEKYGEYSHKSQLDRS
- a CDS encoding Cof-type HAD-IIB family hydrolase; this encodes MNTKIAFFDIDGTLVNVPNGMLHPTDETIRVLNEFKNQGNKIVIATARGEVPESVANIEFDGYICNDGHYIRFNNEILIDEQFDNGMVQKQLDVYAKYNGRSMFNGRGGAWCSFLDDELVIKHRAMFQGTTERPTDVNEVFKTSDVKAVSCCVLFDSAAQLWAAYHELEDEFTMIPYDTGLIRMDVYCKGFTKGTACEYLYQKLGIDYENTYAFGDGINDVEMLQLVKHGIAMGNAIPKLKSVASEITDSVDNDGIAQSFKKHFNI